The following are from one region of the Arthrobacter sp. TMP15 genome:
- a CDS encoding serine/threonine-protein kinase, with amino-acid sequence MSARRPPAAPPVLPGYSFISVLGSGGFSDVYLYEQDRPRRKVAIKVLTADLKTEGARASFESEANLMAQLSAHPYIVTIFEAEITESGHSYLAMEYCSRPSLDLQYRQGRFSADRALEIGIQVASAVETSHRAGIAHRDIKPANVLVTDYNRPALTDFGISGAMDTVQTDGGGMSIPWSPPESFGAGATDGVRVDVWALGATIYTLLAGHSPFVVPGADNSQRQLMDRINSAPLPRLGRADIPEALELVLATAMAKSPTSRYGSAKDFARALMRVQADLNLSVTPFEVQEEVPSHEARPGDQAEETRIRSIVSIDPEAGFSNPTFPSRAAASTATDSTASSMTGSTSGSTSGLTRNGQTVPSQGSGRAQGPAQRSEFSVHPQSGSDKGASADSVDGPTFRKGFSNMASPTAWNDSVAYRGELPIVPGFALDSTIQRSELLAPTPDAHPAAAVAPVRKKRLWPGLVAGLGLVAAVVVGIIVFMTVGPTAPEDTLAQQSSVPPTALVVGAEVPAVTELKATPKNGGSEWTWTNPDPQDGDKYLWASVSAVDSGVFKAITETRAFVVNSSNDQSCISVKLVRKNGQTSPETKKCS; translated from the coding sequence GTGAGTGCCAGACGCCCTCCGGCAGCGCCTCCCGTCCTGCCTGGCTACAGCTTCATTTCGGTGCTGGGTTCGGGTGGGTTCTCGGATGTGTACCTCTATGAGCAGGATCGGCCACGCCGAAAAGTGGCCATCAAAGTCCTGACCGCCGATTTAAAGACTGAAGGGGCCAGAGCCAGTTTTGAGTCGGAGGCCAACCTCATGGCCCAACTGTCGGCGCACCCCTACATTGTCACCATTTTTGAGGCCGAGATCACCGAATCGGGCCACTCCTACCTGGCGATGGAGTACTGCTCCCGACCAAGTCTTGACTTGCAATATAGACAGGGGCGGTTCAGCGCGGACAGGGCGCTGGAAATTGGTATTCAGGTGGCCTCAGCGGTGGAGACCTCGCATCGTGCAGGCATTGCCCACCGGGATATCAAGCCGGCCAACGTCCTTGTCACCGACTACAACCGGCCCGCCCTGACTGACTTTGGTATTTCCGGTGCCATGGATACCGTCCAGACCGACGGCGGTGGAATGTCAATCCCATGGTCGCCACCAGAGTCCTTTGGAGCCGGGGCAACGGACGGTGTAAGGGTGGATGTCTGGGCCCTCGGTGCCACGATCTACACCTTGTTGGCGGGGCACTCACCTTTTGTTGTCCCGGGGGCCGATAACTCCCAACGGCAACTGATGGACCGGATCAATTCAGCACCCCTGCCCCGGTTGGGCCGTGCCGACATTCCCGAAGCCCTTGAATTGGTGTTGGCTACTGCCATGGCGAAATCGCCCACCTCCCGGTACGGTTCGGCCAAGGACTTTGCCCGTGCTTTAATGCGTGTACAAGCGGACTTGAACTTATCTGTCACCCCGTTTGAAGTTCAGGAAGAAGTCCCCTCCCATGAGGCGCGCCCGGGGGATCAGGCCGAAGAGACACGAATTCGCAGCATTGTCTCCATTGACCCTGAGGCTGGCTTCTCCAACCCGACTTTCCCATCACGTGCAGCGGCATCAACGGCAACTGATTCAACCGCTAGCTCTATGACTGGTTCAACATCCGGTTCAACTTCTGGGCTGACTCGCAACGGTCAGACTGTACCCTCGCAGGGATCGGGCCGCGCACAGGGACCGGCACAGAGATCAGAATTTTCTGTGCACCCGCAATCCGGCTCTGACAAAGGCGCCTCTGCAGACTCGGTAGATGGCCCAACGTTCCGCAAAGGCTTTTCAAACATGGCCTCGCCCACAGCGTGGAATGATTCCGTGGCCTACCGGGGGGAATTACCAATTGTCCCGGGTTTTGCTCTTGACTCAACCATTCAACGCAGTGAACTGTTGGCACCAACCCCCGATGCTCATCCAGCTGCGGCGGTAGCCCCGGTTCGAAAAAAACGACTATGGCCGGGACTGGTGGCGGGGCTGGGACTGGTGGCCGCCGTCGTGGTGGGAATTATTGTGTTCATGACGGTAGGCCCCACAGCCCCAGAGGATACGCTTGCGCAACAAAGCTCAGTGCCACCCACGGCGCTGGTTGTAGGCGCCGAGGTTCCAGCCGTGACCGAATTGAAGGCCACACCGAAAAATGGCGGCTCCGAATGGACCTGGACCAACCCAGATCCGCAAGACGGAGACAAATATCTGTGGGCCTCAGTCAGCGCCGTTGACTCCGGGGTGTTCAAAGCAATTACCGAGACCAGAGCATTTGTTGTCAACAGTTCCAACGATCAATCCTGTATTTCAGTGAAGCTTGTTCGTAAGAACGGGCAGACCTCGCCGGAGACAAAAAAGTGTTCCTAA